In Rhodothermales bacterium, a single window of DNA contains:
- the dacB gene encoding D-alanyl-D-alanine carboxypeptidase/D-alanyl-D-alanine-endopeptidase translates to MMRFRSLPALMTCVAAMTCLMHPAQTLAQTNVALRDTLNQILFDANTPNAIWAVRVLETESGKVIYDRNGFTSMIPASNTKMYTTAAALEMLGADHVYKTGLYAAGPVRDGVLEGALVVKGSGDPVIGGRFNDGDLTQTFRTWADSLKAVGIHRIEGDIVGDDNVFDDVPLGYSWAWDDEPYWYSAEISGLSFNDNCVDFALVAALENQPAFLTWEPARTSYVHTENASMTGPADSRIREGYSRSRDGNAFRFWSEVPEGRTDFESLAVRNPTLFFVHVLRETLLAEGISVGGSPRDVDDLSFLPDYEQATRVAVHRSPPMVDIVTVINKRSQNLYAEQVLKTMGGLVNDSTGASAADGVRASLEVFGAARLDTSRIQLVDGSGLSRLNLVTADMTTDLLQYMAHHPDSTIRSVFAASLPIAGVDGTIGSRMRGTPAAGNLIGKTGTLGSASALSGYVTNASGTRLTFSVMVNHYTGSTSGVRAIQDRIGAALAASVD, encoded by the coding sequence ATGATGAGATTCCGCTCCCTGCCCGCTCTGATGACCTGTGTGGCTGCCATGACCTGCCTCATGCATCCTGCGCAGACATTGGCGCAAACCAATGTGGCCCTGAGGGATACATTGAACCAGATCCTGTTCGACGCCAATACACCCAATGCCATCTGGGCCGTTCGCGTACTGGAAACGGAATCCGGCAAGGTCATCTACGACCGGAATGGGTTCACCAGCATGATTCCCGCATCGAACACGAAAATGTACACGACAGCGGCTGCGCTCGAGATGCTGGGTGCGGATCATGTATACAAAACCGGCCTCTATGCCGCGGGGCCCGTCCGGGACGGCGTGCTTGAGGGCGCGCTCGTGGTGAAAGGGTCAGGCGATCCGGTGATCGGTGGCCGGTTCAACGACGGAGACCTTACGCAGACGTTCCGCACCTGGGCAGATTCATTGAAGGCCGTCGGAATCCACCGGATTGAAGGCGACATCGTCGGGGATGACAATGTGTTCGATGATGTTCCTCTGGGCTATTCCTGGGCCTGGGATGATGAACCTTACTGGTACTCGGCGGAAATCAGTGGGCTGTCTTTCAATGACAATTGCGTCGATTTTGCGCTCGTCGCCGCTCTGGAGAACCAGCCAGCCTTCCTGACCTGGGAGCCGGCCCGGACCAGTTACGTCCACACCGAGAATGCCAGCATGACGGGCCCGGCGGACAGCAGGATCCGGGAAGGGTACAGTCGGAGCCGGGACGGCAACGCCTTCCGGTTCTGGAGCGAGGTGCCGGAAGGTCGAACGGACTTCGAATCGCTGGCCGTCCGCAATCCGACGTTGTTTTTCGTTCATGTGCTCCGGGAAACGCTGCTCGCCGAAGGGATTTCGGTAGGCGGCTCGCCGCGGGATGTGGATGACCTGTCCTTCCTGCCCGACTATGAGCAGGCCACCCGAGTTGCCGTCCATCGCTCCCCGCCCATGGTCGATATCGTCACGGTCATCAACAAGCGAAGCCAGAATTTGTACGCAGAGCAGGTGCTCAAAACCATGGGCGGTCTCGTCAATGATTCCACCGGCGCATCGGCGGCCGACGGCGTACGGGCATCCCTCGAGGTCTTCGGCGCTGCGCGGCTGGATACGTCACGCATCCAGCTCGTGGACGGCTCCGGATTGTCCCGGCTGAACCTGGTGACTGCCGATATGACCACGGACTTGCTGCAGTATATGGCCCATCATCCCGATTCCACCATACGCTCCGTGTTCGCCGCCTCGCTCCCGATAGCAGGCGTTGACGGTACCATCGGCTCCCGTATGCGGGGTACCCCCGCTGCCGGCAATCTGATCGGGAAAACGGGCACGCTGGGCAGCGCGAGCGCGCTTTCCGGTTACGTCACGAACGCATCCGGTACCCGTTTGACATTTTCCGTGATGGTCAATCACTACACCGGATCCACATCGGGTGTCCGCGCCATCCAGGACCGGATAGGGGCGGCGCTCGCTGCATCGGTCGACTGA
- the hslV gene encoding ATP-dependent protease subunit HslV, producing the protein MSIKSTTVVGVRYNGRVVMGSDGQATMGNTVMKHKARKVRSLFNGKIVAGFAGATADAFTLFERFEEKLQRYGGDVTRSAVELAKDWRTDRYLRRLEALLAVGAEDRLLVISGTGDVIEPDDEIVAIGSGGPFALAAARAMIRHGRDLDARTIVEQSLTIASEICIYTNSNLTILELNDVS; encoded by the coding sequence GTGAGCATTAAAAGCACAACTGTCGTAGGCGTCCGATACAACGGACGCGTGGTCATGGGATCGGACGGCCAGGCGACCATGGGCAACACCGTGATGAAGCACAAGGCCCGGAAAGTCCGCTCCCTGTTCAACGGAAAGATCGTGGCCGGTTTCGCCGGAGCCACGGCCGATGCGTTCACGCTGTTCGAGCGTTTCGAGGAAAAATTGCAGCGGTATGGCGGAGACGTGACCCGATCGGCCGTTGAACTGGCCAAGGACTGGCGAACGGATCGCTACCTTCGGCGGCTGGAAGCCCTGCTGGCGGTTGGCGCAGAAGATCGCCTTCTGGTGATTTCCGGAACAGGCGACGTTATTGAACCGGATGATGAAATCGTGGCCATCGGATCCGGGGGACCATTTGCCCTGGCGGCGGCCCGCGCCATGATCCGACATGGTCGTGATCTGGACGCCCGGACCATCGTTGAGCAGTCACTCACGATTGCATCCGAGATCTGCATCTACACGAATTCGAACCTGACCATCCTTGAATTGAACGATGTATCCTGA
- the mreC gene encoding rod shape-determining protein MreC, translating to MTRIWERIRDWVLLGSLLMVSVVTLLTANDPMFRGLRARSLEATSAVETLFAGIGRYFRALEENEALRERNVLLNNEVAQMREAIVENRELEDMLGLRDTVSTDLVAARVISKDITRERNLIVLDVGRRDGIEEGMAVVDERGIVGKTLLVTERFTQVMTFQNTDFYVPARILPSGSDGMIRWDGERFGTLLMELVERTAPVRVGDQVVAGPSDIFHSSTPIGVIDTVMVPPGAPTLAIYVRPFSRIDDLTHVFVDRSRPVSSQIPFNP from the coding sequence ATGACGCGCATTTGGGAACGGATTCGGGACTGGGTTCTGCTGGGCAGCCTGCTCATGGTGTCGGTCGTCACCCTGCTGACGGCGAATGACCCCATGTTCCGCGGACTTCGCGCCCGATCCCTTGAAGCCACCTCTGCCGTCGAAACCTTGTTTGCCGGCATAGGCCGCTATTTCCGGGCCCTTGAGGAAAATGAGGCACTGCGGGAGCGCAACGTATTGCTCAACAACGAAGTCGCGCAGATGCGCGAAGCCATCGTAGAGAACCGGGAGCTCGAGGACATGCTCGGTCTTCGTGATACCGTCTCCACCGACCTTGTGGCCGCACGCGTGATTTCCAAGGATATCACTCGTGAGCGCAATCTGATTGTGCTGGACGTCGGCCGACGTGACGGAATCGAGGAAGGGATGGCCGTCGTCGACGAGCGCGGCATAGTGGGCAAAACCCTGCTTGTGACGGAGCGGTTCACGCAAGTCATGACGTTCCAGAATACCGATTTCTATGTCCCCGCCCGGATCCTGCCGAGTGGATCGGACGGAATGATCCGCTGGGACGGAGAGCGTTTCGGCACGCTGCTCATGGAGCTGGTGGAGCGCACGGCTCCGGTACGGGTTGGCGACCAGGTTGTAGCCGGGCCATCCGACATTTTCCATTCCTCCACCCCCATCGGGGTCATAGACACGGTCATGGTTCCACCGGGAGCCCCGACGCTTGCCATCTACGTGCGGCCCTTCAGTCGCATTGACGACCTGACCCATGTCTTCGTGGATCGTTCGCGCCCTGTTTCCTCACAAATTCCGTTCAATCCATGA
- a CDS encoding NYN domain-containing protein — translation MSDPSFHATLLVDYTNLFGVIVERAGTDEQPDSVVIELIKEVQRHVQDHLQLRTIRTVAFASLPPGHVQGHRATGAWLASGIEPRFSHALASDEATTIDLAMEAVEIAVAQQSPHAYIILSGNQWFVPLVQRLQKKGHFVVMASLESPSRSDHFPADVMEAFLNVRFLLDKTTFPGGDKGFDADGERPDEYAGGPAEIIPLDDDGARQALEVIEQFFGQYEEVYLTPLLRKLSEVLGDAEEPKELVTILEECGAVWLEKRRGFPHNYTVLLVNDEHPDVEDVREHAAAGTGPHYDDHYRDEEYEDDRAADDEDDDYEEPHV, via the coding sequence ATGTCCGACCCGTCGTTCCACGCCACACTTCTTGTGGACTACACCAACTTGTTCGGAGTCATTGTGGAACGAGCCGGTACCGACGAACAGCCGGACTCGGTCGTCATTGAACTCATCAAGGAAGTCCAACGCCACGTGCAGGACCACCTGCAGCTGCGGACCATCCGGACGGTAGCCTTTGCCAGCCTGCCTCCGGGGCACGTACAAGGCCATCGCGCCACCGGCGCGTGGCTGGCATCCGGCATAGAGCCCCGGTTCTCCCACGCCCTCGCGTCCGACGAAGCCACGACCATTGACCTGGCCATGGAGGCCGTTGAAATCGCGGTCGCTCAACAATCCCCCCACGCCTACATCATCCTTTCAGGAAACCAGTGGTTCGTGCCCCTGGTGCAGCGTCTCCAGAAGAAAGGGCACTTTGTCGTCATGGCCTCCCTGGAAAGTCCTTCCCGAAGCGATCATTTCCCTGCCGATGTCATGGAGGCGTTCCTGAATGTCCGCTTCCTGCTGGACAAGACCACCTTCCCCGGGGGTGACAAGGGATTCGACGCGGACGGCGAACGCCCCGACGAATATGCCGGCGGTCCGGCAGAAATCATTCCGCTGGATGACGATGGCGCGCGCCAGGCACTCGAGGTCATCGAGCAATTCTTCGGTCAATACGAGGAGGTCTACCTGACCCCGTTGCTCAGGAAACTGTCGGAAGTCCTGGGCGACGCCGAAGAGCCCAAGGAATTGGTGACCATCCTGGAGGAGTGCGGCGCGGTGTGGCTCGAAAAGCGGCGGGGCTTCCCGCATAATTACACGGTCCTGCTGGTCAACGACGAGCACCCGGACGTGGAGGATGTACGCGAGCACGCAGCCGCCGGAACGGGCCCGCACTACGACGATCATTATCGGGACGAGGAGTACGAGGACGACCGTGCAGCAGATGATGAAGACGACGATTACGAGGAGCCCCATGTCTGA